In Pseudoduganella albidiflava, a single window of DNA contains:
- a CDS encoding NF038129 family PEP-CTERM protein, whose protein sequence is MHANKLTLRTAIAALALAFGSSAALADTTLAVSIDTSMFGDTGWLDFQYNPANPGISPATTVTLSGFQGFDEGAVVETIGQVTGSQATGYVIGNGDSLNSLFRAVDYGQVLSFNVTFSGDNVDLSGGAYGSTFAIWAYDAGVTTALGSSSAADGRLADITWAPATTVGGSGSFASASYSDAAAISPVPEPSSWLMLGIGAMLVAGAARRRA, encoded by the coding sequence ATGCACGCGAACAAACTCACACTGCGTACCGCCATTGCCGCGCTGGCGCTGGCCTTCGGCAGCAGCGCCGCGCTGGCCGACACCACGCTGGCCGTCAGCATCGATACCTCGATGTTCGGCGATACCGGCTGGCTCGACTTCCAGTACAACCCGGCCAACCCGGGCATATCGCCGGCCACCACCGTCACGCTGAGCGGCTTCCAGGGCTTCGACGAAGGCGCGGTGGTGGAAACCATCGGCCAGGTGACGGGTTCGCAGGCCACCGGCTACGTGATCGGCAATGGCGACAGCCTCAACAGCCTGTTCCGGGCCGTCGACTACGGTCAAGTGCTGAGCTTCAACGTCACGTTCAGCGGCGATAACGTCGACCTGTCGGGCGGTGCCTACGGTTCCACCTTCGCGATCTGGGCCTACGATGCCGGCGTCACCACGGCCCTGGGCAGTTCGTCCGCCGCCGATGGCAGGCTGGCCGACATCACGTGGGCTCCCGCCACCACGGTGGGCGGCAGCGGGTCGTTCGCTTCGGCCAGCTACTCGGACGCCGCCGCGATCTCGCCGGTGCCGGAACCGTCATCGTGGCTGATGCTGGGCATCGGCGCCATGCTGGTCGCCGGCGCCGCCCGCCGCCGCGCCTGA
- a CDS encoding acyltransferase family protein: MAPPAKDKGFWALNWLRFLLAMYLVLFHTLRFNYAPVADNWLAASLGLGNMATSVFFVLSGFLLTHAYVVKKNGRDINKRNFLIARFSTLYPLHLACLVLAIVAVGGKLFAYGGIPVYVDNSATATRFLEQWEVGVALLMSITLTNAWNPLYLVFNGPSWSLSALGFYYLLFPAVALRIYRMKSLKTALVVLAVLFLLPGLFADLMHRSDALTTGVLHRNPIVRLPLFIAGIVLCVMFTRKTPGSSPAQTFMLGSLVVATTVLATVLRYHDSRLHIIENGLYLPASVAIIWLCADMKPTLHDKVRYWGDRLGAVSLPVFLLHLPLFSVFRKIEQVILVWPSSNGSLSTALATASHVKQSLFFYPVYLILLVTACVLVQEHFVTRVQKAIRNRFSDRSDAKAQAATATREPTTGTY, encoded by the coding sequence GTGGCTCCGCCGGCAAAGGACAAGGGCTTCTGGGCGCTGAACTGGCTTCGCTTCCTGCTGGCGATGTACCTGGTCCTGTTCCATACCTTGCGGTTCAACTATGCGCCGGTGGCCGACAACTGGCTGGCGGCCAGCCTGGGCCTGGGCAATATGGCCACCAGCGTATTCTTCGTCCTGTCCGGCTTCCTGCTGACGCATGCCTACGTGGTCAAGAAAAACGGCCGTGACATCAACAAGCGCAACTTCCTCATTGCGCGGTTTTCCACGCTTTATCCCTTGCACCTCGCCTGCCTGGTGCTTGCCATCGTCGCCGTGGGAGGCAAGCTCTTTGCATATGGCGGCATTCCGGTCTATGTCGACAACTCCGCCACGGCGACGAGGTTCCTGGAACAGTGGGAAGTGGGCGTGGCACTGCTCATGAGCATTACCCTGACGAATGCCTGGAATCCCCTTTACCTGGTGTTCAACGGGCCATCGTGGTCCCTGTCGGCCCTGGGCTTCTATTACCTGCTGTTCCCGGCCGTCGCGCTGCGCATTTATCGGATGAAGTCGCTCAAGACGGCGCTGGTGGTGCTGGCGGTACTGTTCCTGCTGCCTGGCCTGTTTGCCGACCTGATGCATCGCTCGGACGCGCTGACAACCGGCGTGCTGCACAGGAATCCCATCGTCCGGCTGCCATTGTTCATTGCCGGCATCGTCCTGTGCGTGATGTTCACGCGCAAGACGCCGGGATCTTCCCCCGCGCAAACGTTCATGCTGGGTTCGCTCGTCGTGGCGACCACCGTGCTCGCCACGGTCTTGCGCTACCACGACAGCCGCCTGCACATCATCGAGAACGGGCTGTACTTGCCGGCCAGCGTTGCGATCATCTGGCTGTGCGCGGACATGAAGCCCACCCTGCACGACAAGGTGCGCTACTGGGGTGACCGCCTGGGTGCCGTGTCGCTGCCCGTATTCCTGCTGCACCTGCCGCTGTTCTCCGTCTTCCGCAAGATCGAGCAGGTCATCCTGGTATGGCCATCGTCGAACGGCAGCCTGAGTACGGCGCTTGCCACGGCAAGCCACGTCAAGCAGTCCCTGTTCTTCTATCCGGTCTATCTGATCCTGCTGGTGACGGCTTGCGTCCTGGTCCAGGAACACTTCGTGACGCGCGTGCAGAAGGCGATCCGCAACCGCTTCTCCGACCGGAGCGACGCGAAGGCGCAGGCAGCAACCGCAACGCGCGAACCGACTACCGGCACTTACTGA